A single region of the Etheostoma cragini isolate CJK2018 chromosome 3, CSU_Ecrag_1.0, whole genome shotgun sequence genome encodes:
- the LOC117942340 gene encoding uncharacterized protein LOC117942340 has translation MLKTCRHTSFRFVWWLSAVLLTLVHGSNLSQQFQERLPCQPGFYCPLESFTPFPCPKGTYGPTAGAISIDSCLMCPPHHYCPRPGLVASLPCGPVAQQPLSGQDTCICLGEGQTFQTSDGLCLCTIDYQPTNNGDACVHKVYAVCRDGKTRTQYGDCLDRYQWSLHCRQQVCQSAEDFQGYDGELGLCVCREPPGRAACGGLCRKRTAAELKLHCLSNKEMELVWRDGSQVCKGMCRIT, from the exons ATGCTAaagacatgcagacacacaagtTTCAGGTTTGTGTGGTGGCTGAGCGCTGTGCTCCTTACTCTGGTTCATGGAAGCAACTTGAGTCAACAGTTCCAGGAGAGGCTACCCTGCCAGCCAG GTTTTTACTGCCCTTTGGAAAGCTTCACCCCATTCCCCTGTCCCAAGGGAACCTATGGGCCAACTGCTGGTGCCATTTCCATAGACAGCTGTCTGATGTGTCCTCCTCACCACTACTGTCCAAGACCAGGTCTGGTTGCCTCCTTGCCCTGTGGCCCTGTGGCTCAGCAGCCTCTGTCTGGTCAGGACACATGCATCTGCCTGGGAGAGGGACAGACTTTCCAG ACCAGTGATGGGTTGTGCCTCTGCACCATTGACTACCAACCCACCAACAACGGAGATGCGTGTGTTCACAAAGTGTATGCTGTTTGTAGAGATGGAAAAACACGTACCCAGTATGGAGACTGTCTGGACAGATATCAGTGGTCACTTCACTGCAGGCAGCAG GTGTGTCAATCTGCGGAGGATTTCCAGGGTTACGATGGAGAGTtgggtctgtgtgtttgcagagagCCTCCTGGAAGAGCTGCGTGTGGAGGCCTTTGCAGGAAAAGGACAGCTGCTGAGCTAAAGCTCCACTGCTTGTCCAACAAAGAAATGGAGCTGGTGTGGCGTGATGGCAGTCAGGTATGCAAAGGCATGTGCAGaattacataa
- the LOC117942035 gene encoding uncharacterized protein LOC117942035, which translates to MLETVFKHLDSQGTHLCSSPINSSHDVYIVQTTETGFLGLVSGLAKELQQLFPVKTQHDFQSLAERDSDVLWEVTEVENISSEGREVNFSRRKGNKSDVKDETIVNGILNPTACLHLGDVILFTVDTRHYPQYDLDNLYNTNSDFDWGAFRLLKEEMTLSWTHPIFFAVVFSQPGVYVFSLSSDQHKQLYVRVMPAGGQCYEPGPFFPTIPRHVTRVGIRRRRNLLLRPDWLVTGGLLFGAVVILCLCVTLLILFREYGWPEKEPIRARYRLLQLAYHMDDYSSKGSRVVSVKKIHRNQQARMTQDSIQPACGDTLEEFWDYEHQVDLEAFSSNTFYGLLLKQSLSVTTRLGQLTTEASSS; encoded by the exons ATGCTGGAGACAGTTTTTAAACACTTGGACTCCCAGGGGACTCATCTGTGCAGCAGCCCTATCAATTCCTCACATGATGTCTACATTGTTCAGACAACAG AGACAGGCTTCCTCGGCCTTGTCAGCGGCCTGGCAAAGGAACTTCAGCAACTGTTCCCTGTCAAAACACAGCATGACTTTCAGAGCTTAGCTG AAAGAGATTCTGACGTTCTCTGGGAGGTCACTGAAGTTGAAAACATCAGTAGTGAAGGAAGAGAAGTGAATTTCAGCCGCAGGAAGGGAAACAAGAGTGATGTCAAGGATGAAACAATTGTAAATGGAATTCTGAATCCCACAGCGTGTCTCCATTTGGGCGACGTTATTCTGTTCACTGTTGACACGCGTCACTATCCACAGTATGATCT TGACAACTTGTACAACACAAATAGCGATTTCGACTGGGGGGCATTCAGACTGCTAAAAGAAGAAATGACTCTGTCTTGGACTCATCCCATCTTCTTTGCGGTGGTCTTTAGCCAGCCTGGAGTATATGTTTTTAGTCTGAGCAGCGATCAGCACAAACAACTG TATGTGCGGGTGATGCCTGCAGGCGGCCAGTGTTATGAGCCCGGCCCCTTCTTCCCCACCATCCCTCGTCATGTGACCAGGGTAGGAATCAGGAGGAGACGCAACCTGTTACTGAGGCCAGATTGGCTGGTGACAGGAGGACTGCTATTTGGAGCCGTGGTCATCCTCTGTTTATGTGTTACACTGCTG ATCCTTTTCCGTGAATATGGATGGCCTGAGAAGGAGCCAATCAGAGCGCGGTATAGGTTGTTACAGTTGGCCTACCACATGGACGACTACTCATCAAAAGGTTCAAGGGTGGTCTCAGTTAAGAAGATACACCGAAACCAACAAGCTAGAATGACACAAGACTCCATTCAGCCAG CCTGTGGAGATACCTTGGAGGAATTCTGGGATTATGAGCACCAAGTGGATCTGGAGGCTTTCAGCAGCAACACCTTCTACGGCCTCCTTCTCAAACAGAGTCTGTCTGTCACCACACGGCTGGGGCAGCTTACCACTGAGGCCAGTAGCTCTTAg